The genomic DNA GTGATCGAGCATTGATATCCAGTGGCTGGCAGGGGTCGGGCGACCCGGTATGCTGAAGCGAACGCTTCAAGTGCCCTCACACGGCTCGATCCGCTAGTCTGCGAACGAAAGTTCCCATCCCTCAAGTCCCAGTAATTTAGAACTCATCCATGATGTCTCGCCGCTTCAAGCTGGGAACCTTTTTCGGAATCGCACTGTTCATCCATTGGAGCTTTTTCCTGATGCCCGCGCTGGTGGCGTACAGCGAATGGAGCAATGGAGGTCGCTTGATCGATGTCCTGCTGACCCTTGGCTTTGTCGTGCTGTTGTTCGCCTGTGTGATCCTTCACGAATACGGTCACGTGCTCGCCGCCCGCGCCTTTGGCGTCGGCACCCGCGACATCACGATGCTGCCGATCGGCGGCGTCGCCCGTTTGGAACGGATGCCCGAGGAACCTTGGCAAGAGCTGGTCGTGGCGGTCGCCGGTCCCGCGGTCAACGTAGTGATTGCGACAACGTTGGGGATTGGGATCATCGCGGTCTACGGTTTTGATCTAAGCGGCAACGGCGAAAGTAATATGTTCGCCCATCGGTTGTTCGCGGTGAACATCGCGTTGATCGTGTTCAACATGATCCCCGCATTCCCGATGGATGGCGGACGCGTCTTTCGGTCGGTGGCATCGATGTTCACCAACCATCGCCGGGCAACATGGCTTGCGATGCGGCTGGGACAAGTGATTGCGATCG from Rosistilla carotiformis includes the following:
- a CDS encoding site-2 protease family protein, with the protein product MMSRRFKLGTFFGIALFIHWSFFLMPALVAYSEWSNGGRLIDVLLTLGFVVLLFACVILHEYGHVLAARAFGVGTRDITMLPIGGVARLERMPEEPWQELVVAVAGPAVNVVIATTLGIGIIAVYGFDLSGNGESNMFAHRLFAVNIALIVFNMIPAFPMDGGRVFRSVASMFTNHRRATWLAMRLGQVIAIALFALGLTNLSSMPFLPFIAAFIFWVGMMEYRQVDIASQVKDLRVRDAMLRQFCVASIDSTVAEFAQRAADELQRAFPVVDNGVYRGLLPMEPLAIAMQTAAGQQRTVGEIMRWESITVDENDLLEEVLVGMPRDATQVPVLDSQNKVVGLLDTDSCLRRVALRSGASNQPAAPVSIDYYSPPGDER